In a genomic window of Lycium ferocissimum isolate CSIRO_LF1 chromosome 9, AGI_CSIRO_Lferr_CH_V1, whole genome shotgun sequence:
- the LOC132030207 gene encoding abscisic acid receptor PYR1-like has protein sequence MDNNRPEPESQPRSSTSTITTHHLTVPPGLTPSEFQHLTSSITEFHSYQVNSGQCSSLLAQRIHAPPHTVWTILRRFDKPQTYKHFIKSCSVSQDFTISVGSTRDVSVISGLPAATSTERLDILDDDRHVTGFSIIGGEHRLRNYRSVTTVHGLEKEDGEIWTVVLESYVVDVPEGNTEEDTRLFADTVVKLNLQKLANVTETMAREVVAGGGGGGAASHR, from the coding sequence ATGGATAATAATAGACCTGAACCAGAATCCCAACCCCGCTCAtctacatcaacaatcacaacccATCACTTAACAGTTCCACCCGGTTTAACTCCCTCAGAATTCCAACACTTAACTTCATCCATCACTGAGTTCCATTCATACCAAGTCAACTCAGGCCAATGCTCTTCCCTACTCGCACAACGCATCCACGCGCCTCCACACACCGTTTGGACAATCCTACGACGTTTCGACAAACCCCAAACATACAAACACTTCATCAAAAGCTGTTCTGTAAGTCAAGACTTTACTATATCCGTAGGGTCTACACGTGACGTCAGTGTTATATCTGGTTTACCGGCTGCAACAAGTACTGAAAGGCTAGATATATTGGATGATGACCGACACGTAACGGGGTTTAGTATTATTGGTGGGGAACATAGGTTGAGGAATTATAGGTCTGTTACGACAGTGCATGGATTGGAAAAGGAGGATGGAGAGATCTGGACCGTTGTCTTGGAATCGTACGTTGTTGATGTACCTGAAGGGAATACGGAAGAAGATACAAGGCTTTTTGCTGATACTGTTGTGAAATTGAATCTTCAGAAATTGGCTAATGTTACTGAAACTATGGCACGTGAAGTTGTtgctggtggtggtggtggtggtgctgCAAGTCACAGGTGA